The genomic stretch GACGATGGCCAGCCAGCGGCCTGGCCGCCGCTGAAGGACTGGCCGGACGATATCAAAAAGGCGCTCGACGCCGCGCAGGGGTCGGGGAATTAGGGTTCTCCGCGCCCGCGCGCTTCGCTTCCGTGACAATGGTCCGCTCGGCTTGGCCCACGACCGGCGCCGCCTCGCCTGCTAAACGCAGGCCGACAACCCAACGAGGCCTGCCATGCGCAAACTGATCTCCACCGGCTCGCCCTTCGAAAAGACTGCCGGCTATTCGCGCGCGGTGGTGCAGGGCGACTGGTGTTTCGTCTCCGGGACAACCGGCTATGACTACGCGACGATGACGATGCCGGAGACGGTCGAGGCGCAGACGCGCAATTGCCTGGCGACGATCGGCAAGGCGCTGACCGACGGCGGCTTCGAGATGGCCGATGTGGTGCGGGCGCATTACTACATCACCGACCAGGCCTTCGTGGACGTGGTCTTCCCGATCCTCGGCGAGACATTCGGCGACATCAGGCCGGCGGCGACGATGATCGTCTGCCAGCTCAACAAGCCGGAAATGAAGATCGAGATCGAAGTCACGGCGCTGCGGCGCTCGGCTCCGGGGCGTTGAGAGCATGAAGGTCCGGCGCATCGTGGCCAATATCGAGACGCAGGATGCGGCGGCGGCGAAACGCTTCTACCAGGACGTGCTTGGCCTCGACGTGCTGATGGATCAGGGGTGGATCGCCACCTACGGTTCCGACGAACAGATGCAGGTGCAGGTCTCCTTCATGGCGCAAGGCGGCTCCGGCACGCCGGTGCCGGATCTGTCGATCGAGGTCGACGATGTCGAGGCGGCGCTGGAAGGCATGAAGGCCGCCGGCTTCGCCATAGAATACGGACCGGCCGACGAACCCTGGGGCGTGCGGCGCTTCTATGTGCGCGATCCCCTGGGCCGGCTGGTCAACATTCTCTCACATCGGTGATCGTGGTCCTGAACCGCAGGCTTGCGCTGCAAGCGCTTGGCGTTTAGCAAAGCGCCGGTTCAAATTCTTTTCTGGGACGGTTTTTCCATGGCAACGAAGCATCTTTTCCTGCTCCCCGGCGACGGCATCGGCCCCGAGGCCATGGCCGAGGTCAAGAAGCTGATATCGGCCATGAACGAGAAGCTCTCCAGCGGTTTCGTCACCGACGAGGGCCTGGTTGGCGGTTGCGCCTACGACGCGCATGGCGCGGCGATCTCCGATGCCGACATGGCAAAGGCGATGGCGGCGGACGCGGTGCTGTTCGGCGCGGTCGGCGGGCCGAGATGGGATGCCGTGCCTTACGAGGTGCGCCCCGAGGCCGGCCTGCTGCGGCTGCGCAAGGACATGGAGCTGTTCGCCAATCTGCGCCCGGCCATCTGCTACCCGGCGCTGGCGGCATCGTCCTCATTGAAACAGGAGGTGGTCGAAGGCCTCGACATCCTGATCGTGCGCGAATTGACCGGCGGCGTCTATTTCGGCGAGCCCAAGCAGATCATCGATCTCGGCAACGGCCAGAAGCG from Mesorhizobium sp. 113-3-3 encodes the following:
- a CDS encoding RidA family protein; the encoded protein is MRKLISTGSPFEKTAGYSRAVVQGDWCFVSGTTGYDYATMTMPETVEAQTRNCLATIGKALTDGGFEMADVVRAHYYITDQAFVDVVFPILGETFGDIRPAATMIVCQLNKPEMKIEIEVTALRRSAPGR
- a CDS encoding VOC family protein, translating into MKVRRIVANIETQDAAAAKRFYQDVLGLDVLMDQGWIATYGSDEQMQVQVSFMAQGGSGTPVPDLSIEVDDVEAALEGMKAAGFAIEYGPADEPWGVRRFYVRDPLGRLVNILSHR